The Mercenaria mercenaria strain notata unplaced genomic scaffold, MADL_Memer_1 contig_4212, whole genome shotgun sequence region TACGTGAAAACAGCAGCCGGCGTAAATTTCCACGTTAACTAAGACATGTCAATATAGCCAGGTTAAGATAAGTAAACTTGCCATTGGCACTTCCGTTTCCGGCAATTTTCGCACATTTCTGCTCGTTAAACGTCTGAAATTGGCAATTCGCGAACTTTGACCTACAAATAAATCTACTTATACACTATTCTTCTGAATTGTACTACACGTAATTTCGAGAACGTTCTGGCCAAAGACATTTAAAAAGGGCCCTAGTGTAAGCTACAACATTGAAAAACTGTCTATCATATAGTTAATACTAAATCGGCAAGCCGTTTAATATACTGTCGAATGTCTTAAActaaataataaaaagaacagCTGTTTAATATATTTATCCTGCCGAATGTCTAAAACTGAATTAAAAATTCACACTTACTAGTCTGATAGATCGGTTGTCTTCGTCAGAAATGTCGGAGTTTTCAACAGCAAACCTTGACAAGTTGTTGAATGCTAGTACACTTAACGATTCATTAGATGACTTGAAACGATTCCGCCCGGAATTTTGACTATCGGAAGATGTAGATATATTGCGAGACGAGAAACCAGTGAATGCATCTGACGTAACAAACTCTAGCTTCACATTTTCAGGGGCCAAGGACAATGACAAGTTCAACAATTCTGCCAGCACAGCTGAGAGGTCAATAGTTGGGTCAGTTGGTATTAAATGAACGTACACCTTGCTCATGTTTTGCTTTAAGACCTTAATTGAATTGCCGTTAGCGTCTGCCGGGATTGATTTGTTGTTTGTGTCAACTGGATGTGACTTTTCGTTTGTTTCTGCCGGAAATGATTCCACATCTACGCATTTGTGTTCGTCTAAGACGTCTGTTGACGAACTTGGCGTCATGAGATCGAAGCTCACTTCCCTGTGAGTTTTAGCCTCAGTCATTTCCTCATCAAATACTGAAAGGCGctgcaaagaaatataaaaatataatcattgaaAAAGAAACGATGAAGTAAAATGACGAGACCAATTATCCTTTTTTCACTTTGCAAGATTCAACTTCATTCGAATCGAATAGAATTCTGTATAGTTCACCCCTGGTATGCAGAAGCTCGTTGGTTGTATGAAAAGGGCACCCGCTTGTGATGGAGGCGTACCCCTAACCTTAAAGCTTGAAAGTTTCCATTTCATACTACTTAAATACTCAAATCAAAAGATTTCTAATTTATACAATATGTTATGATGCTTCATGAAAAATAAGCATTCGTACATTGTAAAAATTAAGACCGTGGACAAATATTAAAATGACTATAACAAGGGACCAGGTAAACAATTTGTTCACTTTATACTATAAAAAGTGGGAAAAGTGGAACAAACAATCATCACAGGATGGTTTTAATGTTTGTTTACTGAAAATACCGACGTTTCGACTCTCAAGAGTCTTCTTAAGAGTACatggaaaacagaaataaatcgacgccccagaataagaagggcgtaagtgttagttacgcccttttatgaatcatacattttttgaaactacacatCAAGGGGCATaagtctgtaaaaaaaaattttggtcacaaactgctgtgttgaccaaattcaccaataataaaagggcgtaggtgaaaagtttttcagaatcccagtaatagaagggcgtatctgcacttaattgTTGTACCAGAAAAGTCCACTTGCTCccttagaattagaagggcgtatctgtcaaagacagtttttttcattttgccgaaaactatgattttccacttacgcccttctaattctggggcGTCGAAATAATAATAGCGTATAAAAATCGAGTTTCAAAAGTCACGGGATTGttctaaaaattaatttttattgtcttttttttttttttttttttttttttttatttgttcattttgttagATAAACATAATTTCAATGGTACAAGTGTATTACAGCTAACTATCCATAACTATTTTCTAGTAGTCTCCTGCTCTCCTAAAGTTTCAGACATCGTCCACACATGAATCAGCAGTACACGGCATATGCCCTTTGGCGCAGTAATGTAAGTCAACAGCCGACTCGCCATGTATGCGACCCCATAATATCTTGAGCAgaactcggcgatatatgaccattttgtgtcgattcgccgtaaaacccaacccACTCATTCACTCTTGAGCAGAATGGTTTGCTATACGGTCTACCTACATTTTGTCAACGGGGAGAGCTTAGTACGAAACTGCGTCTggtaacatttacagtgtatttcgAAACACTTACATTTCGAAAAAGACATGACATAATTTATTAACTGCAACATGGATATTAGTTTTTATAGCATTGATTGCATATAAAACAGTATTGcccaaaatcaaattaaaacgtaaaattttgaaatagtcTCGAAATTGGTATTAGCATTTTTTAAGAAATACTTTGAGACAGCACGGAAAATATGAAGATAGAACATGATTATGATACTGCATTCCAGACAGCAGGATCGAATTAAAACAGGAGTACGATGTAAACGAAATCGAATATcagtttaaacaaagaaaataataatgGTCAACTTACATTTGCTGATTGTTGAAATGACATGTCTGAAACTAAGCTCCACCTTGAAGatgctaaaaaagaaaaaagctgATCATGAACAAAGGCATTTGGATTCAAGTAGTGGCCGAGTCGTGTCAAGTGAAATTGCCATAAACatgtaaaacttttgttttgttgggttttattgCAGCAGATTTAAATGTGTTAAAGtggatatatattttatataaaatcttgtGTAATGAGTGTCCATGAAAAGGAGATAATTTGGCTCTTCCTTTTTTTGCTGAAGAAAGTTGGGATGTCCTGATGACCAATATATGGACTAGGAATTTGATAAACGAAGCGAAATGGAAACTTATTGGAAGACCTGAAACCTTGGAGCATAATTCATCGTAATGCATAATGGCATCGACAACAACGTCTGGCGGCACTGTAACAGGCTGCTGGAAGAAAATCCGGCATCTATATTAATGGTAAAAAGAAGAAAACCAAAAGTACCTCATCCGGACGCACAGAAGAAAGTTGTATGTTCAGTGAATGTTGAAAGGTTTCTATCTACGGGTTATGACTATCAGTTCAAGAACGTCAGATCAACCAGTTTCATTTTTGACACACAAAAAGACCAGACATTATTCGTTGATTACATACAAGACTAAAATTGTGAAGTTGTCTGTACCATTGCAAGGAAGTGTCACCCAGAAAGGTGTAGAGATGAGTAAAACCCTTAAGATTTCTAGGTTGTTTATGTTTTTCATGGGCGCCTGTGTCTGAAGATATGCCCGGTGCCAGGACATCATTAAAATTGTGAAGTGACTCATCGTTCTCTTTTTTTGCCTCTTTTTTGCCTTTAATTACTGATAATTTAGAAGTGTATTGTTTGATTTACCTTGATCAGATGCTATTCCACTGTCTCCTGTAATTGAGAAGAAAAAACTTTCATACTTTTGTAAATTGATTAAAACCAATGTCTTTACTAATTTGATTTGCCGAACTCATTGTCTGGTCAGGCAACTGATATATGTTTTCAAGTATATGGGATTCAGTCCCACTGTGGCATCAAAGTATCCTGTTAGGAATACCCGTGTACTTCACAGTATAATGTATTGGAGGACGACAATATCATATAGAGAATACAAgaacttttaataaaaatgaaagaaacatttaaaaacttaacggtttattttttgtttggaaTTGCCCTTTTAGTTTCCTGTGGTAACTTGGTTTACGATTTTTACTGATTAGCTTTTTTCTGAAAGTAGACATTCTCTTCTTGATATTCATTCAGCTTACTCTATGTATGTTTTTTATGGACATTGAGAGTCAATTAATTCAAGCCAAGGTTTTTGTTAATCATTTCCATTAACGTTCTGTGTGGCGTATATTCtttcttttcagaaatggtgCATATTTAAGATATTGTGTTCAAGCATTTTCAATTAAGTCCCACCGGCAGAAATCTAACGATAACTAGTTATTTGTAGATAGGGGGTTTTCGGCGTAGCCGTcttaaattcgttttcgttacctatgacAACAGATGAAACTTCAgtttgtcaaaatcaaactatctGTGATAACGCATTATGTATCTAATTTAATCATAATGAAGATTGTATGCAAcatctgcctgattggacgagcgTTTCGTTTCTTTTTCACTCTGTTGATATTGGCTACTCTGAGTGGAAATGTAGAACAAGCGTTATCCTAACGACGCTGTTTCACAGTGTAaaaaagctaactttggctcgtAAGATTTAGCAATAATATTGATAATCTCAAAAAGACGttttaataatatgataaaaccttttcaaataccaacatatatcaactTAAAAGCAGAACTGAATACGGGTCTGCGGTCATCACATGATATAAGGGTGAATAAGAGCCTTTTATGTGGGAAGTGCTTTTTAATAGAAAgatttccttgttacaattgtgtCTCGTCTGTAATTAAAGGTTTTTTGCTTTTGTACTATTCAGattcatattaaaatgagtacctCTTGGTTGCTTTGAttatttgttatgaattatttaactgatttattatatcgaatatttttttctttagtaGGTATGCAAATATTTACTCATTGAATTCTGTTTGTACttactatatattctatataatgactgaaatctcattacactgaaatgaggTACgactgcatacagtttatctatgtgctATGGACTACGGTTAGCTTTTGCTTAATGACATGAacatattgtatgttttgctttaccttcacttttttataggtgtgacgtcttGTCCAAAATTCATGATAGGCGAATTTGCTTATTTGTTAAGCGGGATCATTTTTGGCCTAGTTTGAAATAAATCatctaataataaaaaataagtaaataaaaaatcctttaataatattgattttttctcattattctaatcaaacttgatttgtagcaatCGTTATTAGGGACCCGTCACCAACTTTGTTCGCTGGGACAATTTGAACCCCTTTTTAAGGGGCTGCTAAGAGGTAAAAACGAGAAATGCTTTATACAGCCTCATGAATCAGGCTTGGTGGATCTCTTTgttcatacttggtctggagcactCATATAAAGTCCTCCTCCACTTCTATTTATCTAGGAACTTTGGGGGCCGGGGTCCCTATTTTTAGGACCCACTTATAGTCTAGAAGTAGATTactgcctttcttcgcattaacccaCTAAaattaatggatttttatcaaacaacatcGATTGTGTAACACTATCGTAATGTCTCCTGCTCTTTTGCTTATACATACTGGGGATTAGTGACcgaatttagctaaaatatacaCGTttatgacactccttctcatgaaccgcttcatgaatctacatcaaacGAACTGCTGTaaaattattcgtctaaggataaacgaaacaaaattgcaaaacCCTAAagaacctttgcgaaaaattaaaagaatcaCACACCAATTTAATGTAAAGTGTCGGTGTTTAgttttttgcaatttgaaaaatgttagatgaaaagaTGATTTTGGATGAAATCCATAAACACTTCTTTCCTTATTAAGTTCGGCCGATatcattatttaatatatttctttctttcttgtttAGGCCATAAGATCGTCCCAAGGTGTTCCCACAAGTGTtgcctttatttatttgttttgtccttgtgtattTCCTTTGTGTGCCTTGTCCTTGTGTGTCTGCTTTGTGTttgtttgcgtgcgtgcgtgcgtgcgtgcgtgcgtgcgtgtgccaGTTATTTGTGCGTCCACGTGCTATGAGTTCCAGTTTgcagaggctgcatttttggaaagtttattttcctgtttcttttttttttttttacttttagcttCAGTCATACGAAGGAAGCCTACTTTCATTTACCTTTCCacataaagtttcattttaaacttCGATGAACTAATTTACTAATTAGACTTTAAACATCAAAAGACACGAATTCATATTTCActacatttcaaaatgtaaatgCTGCTTGATTATATCAATATGAAATCAACACACGAATTGACGTTTATTTATGACAGAGCTTTATAGTGCTTATGCCGGATCAAGGCTATATCACATAGGTTGGATGTTGTTCTGACTTTCCGGTGTTAAGCCTTTCACACCCCGTGCTGCACTCCTTCGcattagtcagtatcttttttgggtGAACTTCCCTTTTAAAACAGTTAATAGAACGTCCAAATGTAAATGTTTGACAAGTTATTATATAATTTAGCTGGTTAAGGGGGTTAGCCCAACTATCTAATTAGACTAACAGCTGGACACAAATTATTGATGGTGTCGAATTTTGGAGTCAGTATCTAGTTCATCTACACCTATATAACTGGAGCGTATAATTGAATATAATACGTGGCTATTTTTGTTAATTGCAACTACTACCCAAATCACAATTAACTTTTGATAAATGAACAATGCTAAAATGATACCAGCGTAACCCAGCGTACCCTTTGGATTATATAAATATCGCGGTTCATATAACGCCAATCTATATCCTTGAGATTTTCCCGCCTTAAATCGCGATTTAAATAACTCAACACCCGTGCAAATAACAGTCCGATAGTTAACATCCTCAGTGATTTTCTTTGTTGCTAAATTTGACATAATAGGGGATATTAACACCAATGTCCATTTTCATACTGAAGTGAGTATTCAACGAGTTTGAAAAATGATAAACTGCAAAAAAAACTCTGTCGagcaatttatcattttaattcaacagtttACGTAATGTCATGTGGAAAGACACAATGTATAATTCTTTTATCACAACTGCAGCGTCTCCTATAAATAAAGCTCAAGTAAAAAAATTAGTACatctagtgtattatcaaatttatgtatgGGCCTTATTTTTTTTCGTTCCGGAACGGTCAAGAAATGTGATAACTTATCTCACACGTCTTTCCGACTTTAAAGCTTTTGACAACAATGGTGGATTTTCCTGCCGTAATTTTGACCTGTTTctgtttcttcttcttcttctctcAAATATATTACTAGTATTTTACATACCGATCATATCAGCCTTTTGTAAATTTCCCCTAGAAGCTCAATTTTCTCGCAAAGCGTCCCCCAGGCGTTTCCCAGCATTCTTCTTATATTATCAAACCGAATATTCCGCATTCATTCAGCTTCAATTTCTTTATCATCCCGCTTATCACAATCGAACCTTGTGTCCAACAAAGCCATCTTACATTTGGttagaaatttgtttgaccaGAATCGTCCCCTCATAGATCGTGTTAAAGGTGACGGGTCTCCACGGGGCCCTTCAGTGCCAATTGTTTCACATTTAGATTTTAGGacgaaaaaaattaaatttaacaattCGAAAGTACACTTTGAAATGAATAAATCCCTAGCAACTGAAAGTATACATGAAACCTGGGTTCAGTAATTCATCACTTCTTAAGGTGTTTGTGAAGAAGAAAAGAATTATACATAACTTCCGCCGTTTTCTTGTTACATCTAATGTAAACATGAAAGACACAAAGAAATTAAATTATCAATTAAATCTGGAGTACCTGTAAATAACCCGCAAACTTATATGAACACCCATAAATACATGTCGTGGTACTGTACTGGTATGTTTACACACACGCGTTTAAACTGCCAAACCAAACCCTCCATAGTATAACAGCTACTTCTCATTTATTtttaacatagtttttttttaaactcattaCGTTATTTCATTTGTACGTGATATGtagttttaaataataagtggAATACGTGAATCGGTAGTTCCGAACCAACATCGTCGGCACGAGGGTCAAGCGACTCGTAACCCTGGAGGCTTTGAAAAGATTCCGTTTGACTCAATACTCTATCCCTTTGTACAtactttttatcaattttctCTCAGCATTGATACATTTAAAAGAATTCATCTTAGGAAAAACAAGCTGAAACGCAACCTGATCTTCCTCAGCACCACCCGTTGGAATTCTACATTTATCAATCCGATATATCTGACGGCAGAAatatccttttttaaaataatgtgatTGGACAAGTTTTTGAGAAAGGAAAAGCAAACATCGATACCGCCAGTCGAAAACCCGTGGGGGGTCCTCTTTCTACTTCTATCTCTGCGATTGGCCTTTTTCTTTGTTTATCCCTACTGTGAATCATTTAAtattcgtgggcatgaaatttcgtggttttggtcaaaatggcattTCGTGGGGATTGATTCGTggattttaaaaactttgaacATAATAACGGGATTTTACATGTTTCGTTGagattaaatttcgtgaatgacTCAACCctcgaaatccacgaaaattagtccccacgaatattaatgatctCCCGTtaaatgtaatgttcatttcaatattCAACATTGGTTTAAGGCAACTAACATCAACATTATCCGCATGACCTTTAGTGCCTTAAACTCAAAACctcatcatttcatttcatttattacttttttgttctattttcaattttcaaatcgtCGAGATCCAGGTGCTTCTTGCCCGTATATCGAGGAAGATCCTGGTTGCTTTCTGCTCGTAATCGAGGAGATCCAGGTGCTTCTGCCTCTGTTATGGGAAAAGAGACAGGTGCCCTTCTGCAACAATGGTGGAACCCGCAGATTTTCCCTAAGCTTTGTTGTTCTGTCAACCTCCCCCACACCTCCCCCAGCCCTGATGCATTTTCTCTAAAGGTTCCAGCGCGCTCGCTTGGCAATTTTCGCGCAGTAAGTCTCCCCTTACGGTAAAGAGACCTCTTTCCACcacaaatattttatcaagattttgataaaaaaagcgTTTTTTTATTCTTATCATTTTGGAGTTAGggacttttaaaaaacattttttttttttttggagggggggggggtattttcagaaattttaagCTAAATGTAACCTGATATAGGGGGAACAAAAACCTTGAACATGGTATTATTGAGGTCATACTGTGGTATTTTTGTGACGAGGGCAGCGTTTAATATACGGGCGGAGTTCGTAACTTTGTTAGACGTCATGCGCCCAACAACTCGTGTTTCCTG contains the following coding sequences:
- the LOC128553698 gene encoding uncharacterized protein LOC128553698; amino-acid sequence: MLDHIDDIQYQQISLSSGGAGSPRVASGDSGIASDQASSRWSLVSDMSFQQSANRLSVFDEEMTEAKTHREVSFDLMTPSSSTDVLDEHKCVDVESFPAETNEKSHPVDTNNKSIPADANGNSIKVLKQNMSKVYVHLIPTDPTIDLSAVLAELLNLSLSLAPENVKLEFVTSDAFTGFSSRNISTSSDSQNSGRNRFKSSNESLSVLAFNNLSRFAVENSDISDEDNRSIRLISSSDSETSVKRYHLKPIIEKRSVETQTE